CCAGCAGCTGTTGGAGTGATGTGGTCACATCCCGTTCAGTCAGAAATGCAGTGCTCATCACGTCGAGAACTGATTTCCAGGATTGATCAGGAGCCTCGAGAGCCTGCAGTTCGGGCGATTGTGCCCTTGCGATCAGGTAGTCCGCAACTTTGGCTGCATGCTCCTGTTCTCCCCTGGCTTCGTCATTGAAGTGTTTGGAGAACCCGCGCAATTCCCGTTCACCCATCCAGATGGCAGCGCCAAAGTAGGTCGCATGAGCCTGTCGCTCCATGTTGAAGTGTGCCTGAAAACCCTCCAGCAAGGCCGGGTCCATCGATTCCGCCATGGCTCGACCCGAAGGCCCGACTTGCACCTCAAGGTGCTTTGAGGAATCTGAAAGCATGAAACCGTGGCGCCTGTGTATCAAATGTACACGGGTTGTCGAGCCTTTCGATGGCTGTTGGCGTCGTGATTGATCTGGGCTGTATAATGAGATGCATTCTCAGCAGCTTGGGTCGTGCCGGTTCATCAGCCTCAGAAAAAGAAAGGTTGCAAGAAGTCCAAGTGCTCGAAGTGGAAGGGTGGTCAGTGCAAGTGCGGTCGCGGTTGAGCGAAAAGCTCATCCTGTTTGGCCTGCAGCTGCAGAAGGTTCAGTCGCATCGTTTTTGTTGCGACATCCACGTCGATCAGATTCTGGCGTTGCATCCAGCCCAGGTGCCTGCTGATCGTGGGTCTGGTGCTGCTGATGATTTCGCCGATGCGGCGGTGGGACAGGCCTGAAATCAGGGATTGATCAGCTGCAGAATCCTGATTGCCTCTTGTTCTGGCGAGCAGTAACAGCAGTTTGATTAATCGTTCCAGGCTGTCTGCGGGCTGCTTGATTTCGTAGAGGTCGAGAATCCAGTTTTCTAGAAAATTGTTGGTGTCGACCGGTTGACCTTTCGGGTTGAATTCAACTTTGGATGGTTCAAGCGCTTCAATCATCAGCCTCCGCTGATTGTTCCAATAAAATGAACTGCTTGTTCCAGCATCAATCAATGCCAATGTGGACTCGGTCGTATTGCTTTGGCCTTCATTGACGCAGTAAAGACGAATAAAGCCTTCAATGATGTTCAATTGAAGGCTTCTGTTCTCGCTTTCGTTTGTGATAATTCTATGTTGACTTGATTTCCTCAGTGTGATGACCGATGTAACCAACGTCGCTTGATTTTTTTCGACCTGCGTCATGACAGTGACTGGTACAGAGATTCTTTCTGCACCTTCATTTTTAGTTGTTATAACAGTGCAGGCGTGCCTGTGAAGCGTGTTGTTTGATACGACCTTCCCGTGGTTTTGGGTTGTGCAGGCTGGGCTTTGACCGCTCTGAATCAACTGGATCAAATTCTGACCTTGCCTACTTCCGCGCGAAGAGGTGCGCCTCCTGTGCCGATCAGAATCGGCTGACGGGTGAAGATCTCGACACGGATTCCACTCCGGGCCACAACGATCAGCGTCCGGCTGATGGCTAACACTGAGATGACAAGGGCGCCTGGCCAGAGCAAGGCCATCAAAAGCGCGGTCAGATCAGCCATGGTCATCCGGTTGGTTCCTGCCCTTGAAATAGCAATTTTGGCCGTGATGCCTGTTTGCTTCGCTGGCTTCAGTCTCTGAATCTGCGCCGGGGGGTGACGGATTGAGCCAGGTCAGGCACCATGGTCGACCATGTTGAATCCCATGCGTCGCATCGCCTGGCTCCTAGGGGGCTGTCTTCTGTTTGCTCTGCCTGTGTCAGGTGCAGGTTTGATGGAGCTGCTTGACAGCATGAAACCGGCTCGACCTGAACGGTCGACGTTGCAGCTTCCGTCGCTTCCGTTGACGCCAGGCCGTGGCAAGAACTGGGTCGGTGACCGGATGCCCAGGGAGGGAACGTCGATTCTGGTTCTGGCAGGTCACGCCGATTCGCAGCGGATGTATGGATCTGGAACACCAGGCTGGGCGGTCGGTGTCGCTGGAGCCGCTCCGATGCAAGCGGGTATGACGGATGAGCTCTACTGGAACCTGCGTACTGCCAGGGCCGTGGTGGCGGAGGGTAAGAAGCAGGGTTTGAACATCAGCTTCTATGACCCTGGTGTGCGCACCATTCGCAACGTGCAGGATCCACGCACCAACTGGTCCGTCGGTCAGCAACATGCGTCAGAGGGGGGCTATGTCGTGGAAATTCATTACGACGCTTACTCACCCCATGGCATCGGTGCAGGAATCATTCCCGCTGTCGCATTCGGTTTTTCCGTGATGGATGAAGCTCTGGCCAAGGAATTCGGCGCTTACCCCTATGACTATCGCGGCATGTTGGGGGCACCTCGCAGGGGTGTTTCGATGCTTGAAATCGGCATGCTTGAGGGGGCTCTGGAGCGGGGACTGCGTGATCCACGACAACGCAAGCTGACCCTGGACAGGATTGCCAAGCGTGTCGTTACCGCGCTGCGTGAGGGTCTGGAACAAGGAACGTCCCTGAGGGCTATTTGTGCACCAACAACAGGAATCGCGGCGTACTGCCGTTAACGCGTTTACAGACTGATTTATAGAGTGGTGTTCAGATAGTCCTCAAGCCGATCTGTGGGAATGCGTTGATCTGAGACCGCATCTCCCAACGGCAGAAACACAGGCATGGTGAGTTGTCCATCGATCACAAGTGGAATCAACGGTTGACGATCCACACGCATTTCGGGACCGATTTTCTGAACGCAGAGCAGTTCGAGAACCCCATCGTCGTGCTCGCGTTGGTATAAACGTGCATTCTCGATCGTGGCCAGGTTGCAGGGGGCAAAGCCATGATTGGCAACAACGTCACTCAGTTTCATCGTTCAGAGCCTCCCTGTCTCAAGGGCACGAGCAGTCCCATGGCCTGTCGGATGCGGGGGGAGATGGATCGAATGGATTGCTCCAGAGCGAGTGCCTGATGCCATTCACCGGCTGCTTGAGCCTCCTCCTGCTGATCCCAGAGCAGAAGGCGTTCACTGAGCAATTGCAGCAGTGATTCAGAGTCGTTGATCGTGTTTGTTCTGTTGTTGTTTTTCGTATTCTGCATAGTGTCACTGTCCGTCATTGACACCAGATCATCAACTCAATGAAGGGTGTGATTGCCGAGCTGAAATGTTCGGTTCACCGCTTTTGTTCTTGGCCGGAAACTGTCGGACGGCATGCATTCCATGGCTGAGTATGCGAAGGTCAAAATCCTTAAGCAACGATCAGCAGCATGAATCTGATCCTGCTTTATGCCGACGACGTCTGGACTGGAACACGCTGCTTTCTGGCCAATGATCGGCGCACCGAACACATCCGCTCCGTTCTGCGCGCCGTGGTCGGCGACACGCTTCGGGTTGGGTTATATGGCGGTGCTCATGGAAAGGCTCGGGTTGATGTCATCGACGAAGCGGGTGTGACGCTGTCGGTGCAGTTGACGCAATCACCGCCGCCGAGGCATCGTTTCGACATCGTTTTGGCACTGCCCCGGCCAAAAATGCTGCGGCGGATCCTGCGTACTGTCGCGGAATTCGGTGTCAGTAACCTTCATCTGATCAACAGTGCCAGGGTCGATAAGAGTTACTGGCAGTCACCTCTGCTGTCACAGGCCAAGCTCAGAGAAGCCTTGCTTACTGGGATGGAACGCTCACAGGACACGATCGCCCCGACGGTGCACTGTCATCAACGCTTTCGACCATTTGTCGAGGACCAGCTTCCCCAACTTTGCAACGGTCGCTCCTGTTGGATCACCGACAAGGGAGCGCCGATCGCCCTTTCGCAGACCCCTGCGAGTCCTGCGCTGGTGATGATTGGTCCGGAGGGAGGATTTGTGCCCTTCGAAATCGAGCTTGCGACCACGGTCGCGGCAGATCGAGTCCACTTGGGCGATCGCATCCTCAGTGTTGATACTGCTCTGCCGGCGGTCTTGGCACTGGGTTCGGCGATCGGGGTGTCGCCCAGCTGATGCGGGTTCACGCTTGAACGTTGGGATCAACTCCAGATCAACTCCAGTTGCATCAATGGATCGAGGCTTCGCTTCACAGGGCATTGCTCCGCGACGCGTTGAAGCAGTGAACGCTGTTCGTCGCTGAGGTGCTGAGGAAGTTTCAGATGCAGACGCAGCCTCTTCACTTTGCGGGGACCTGACTCGGTCATGTGTTAATTCACCTCGGCAGTGCTCCCTTCAATCGACCAGTACCTGCTCTTGGCAGTGATTCCCATGATGGTGAGCATGCAGGTCGCTACGGATGTGGCCAGAAGGTCAGTGGGGGAGAACGGTTGACCTTGTCCGGCGTTGTCGACAGGGGCATCGGTGATCAACACGGCACCGGAGCCATGGTGTGTGGCCCTACAGCGCAGTTCACCGCTATACAGACAGGAAACAGTTGTCATGAGTTCCTTCCAGGTGGTTGGTTCAAGTTGGCAGCACAATTCGTGATTGGTTGTTTCTTGATGCTGTGTTCACAATGAGTTCATGTTTTGGTTGCTCATGGGGATGTTGTTGTCCTCTTCATTGAAGTGATTCATCCCCTGATGATGACTGCCGCTTTGATGTGCCTAGGGATTCAATTCATGATTTAATTGTTTCTGGTCTGGGCTTTCGGTGATCAAATTGTTGTTGGTTGATCGTTGTGATTGAAATGTCTTTGTCATCTGATTTGCATTGGGGCTATGGATATCATTTCAAGGCATGATGTAGTGCACGAATTCTTCTGGTTCCCAATGATGCTTGGCCAATGTTCCTGTTCTGGCTAGTTTGCAAGAGTCAATACTGCAGGGTTTAACGGGAAGGCGATATGGCTACTGGAGTCACAAGTCTCGGTCATCAACAACGTCTGCTGGTGATGCCTGATGATGGAGAGCAAGCGGTTCTTGATCTGCTGGCGTCGGCGAAAAAGAGCCTGCGTATCAAGCAATTCAAGCTGCAGGCTCCTGCGGTGATCAAGGCCATCCAGGATGCCCATGAACGTGGGGTCAAAGTTCAGATCATGTTGAACCCTCATACATCCGGGGGTGATCGGTGGAACGACGAGGCTTTTGAGCTGTTTAAGAAATCAGGTCTCGATGTGCGCTGGACGAGTGAATCCTTCCCCGTAACGCATGAAAAATCAATTTGTATTGATGATGAATGTGCGTTGGTTGCCACATTTAATCTGGCTGAAAAATATTTCACTCTGACCAGAGATCATGGGCTTGTGACTTATAATCAAGATGCGGTCAAGCAAGTGATTGCTGGTTTTGAGGCTGATTGGAATAACCTTGAATTTAAGCCTGATCTCACGGTCGGTCTCGTCTGGAGCAATCTGCACAGTCGCGGGCAACTGGCGAAACTGATTGACTCTTCAACAACTCATTTATGGATTCAGCACCCGAAGTTTGTGGATGCTGTCATCCTCGATCGGATTGTTGAAGCCTGTGTCAGGGGTGTCAAGGTTCGCCTGTTGTGTGGTGGTAAGCACGGCATTTCCGACTGGGATATCTACGACACGTTCGGAAATCTTCGCGTGATGTCGCGGTTTGGGGTCAAAATTCGTCGTCAGAAACATCTAAAGCTGCACACCAAGATGATCATTGTTGATAAGAAAGCGGCGGTGATTGGTTCCATGAATATTGATAGAAGCGCTTTCGATATTCGTCGCGAGTTGGGGATGGAGACCGATGCACCAGAGGTGATTGCACGGTGTTGTGAAAAGTTTGAGTCTGATTGGCATGAAGCCAAGGACTATTTAGCTCCGGATCCTCTTGATCCTTCCTTGCATGATCATGGAGAGTTGTCACCGGATCCGAATTTTATTCATGAGTGAGAATACTGGTACCGGGTTGCAGTCAGATCCAGCTGCCAACCCGGGTCTGCATGAGCTTTTTGTGTGCATGATGCAAGTTGCTTTCTCTGCTTTTGGTGGAGGAATGTCTCTTTGGAGTCACAGGATCATCGTTGAGCGACGTCATTGGATGACGTCTGAAGCGTTTGTCACGGGATTGACGGTTGCTCGTCTCTTCCCAGGCCCGAATCAGATCAATATGTCGGTGTATATCGGCTCAATTTTCAAAGGTGTTCCTGGATCGCTGGCGGCTACAGCTGGAATCATTCTTCTACCTTTTACGTTGTTGATGCTGTTGGGTCTGATCTACTTCCAGGTCAGTGCAATTTCTGAAGTCAATCGTCTTCTTGCTGGTCTTGCCGCTGCAGCTGCAGGCATGGCACTGTCCATGGGATTCAAGATATTGGATGTCTATAAAAAAGATCATCTCGCCCTAGCCATTGCGGTCATTGTTTTTGTCTGTCTTCAGGGGTTCAGGTTCCCCCTGATTCCAGTGGTTCTGGTGGCAGGTGCGATTTCGATGAGTTTGTACTGGCCTCGAGGGCAAAAGCGATGACTGCGGTTCAAACCTGGTTGCAGGTGGTGCTCACCTTTCTGAAGCTCTCGTTGTTTTCCATTGGTGGTGGCAACACTCTTCTGCAGGCTTACCACCATGAAGCGGTTGAGACCTTCGGCTGGCTGACAAACCGTCAATTTTCTGATCTTTATGGTCTGGCGGAGGCATCGCCAGGGCCGAGTTCCATGTTTGTGGGTCTTCTCGGTCTTGGTGCGGGCTGGAAGCACGGACCGCTCTGGGCCCTGATCACGGGATACTCCGCAGAGATCGCCATTTTGCTGCCCTCCACAGTGGTCATGCTGATTGCTTCCGTCTACTGGAACCGCTGGCGCGACTCCCCGTGGCGGATGGCTTTTGAACGCGGTCTTGGGCCGGTAACGCTTGGCATTCTGTTCTCAGTGAGCGTCACCATCCTCAAAACAGCCAACCACAGCTTGATCGCCTATGGACTGTCTTTCATGGTCTGCTTCTTCGTTTTGAAGACAAAGATTTCACCGCTTGTGTTTATTGGGATCTGTGGCCTTGCTGGTGTGCTGGGGTTTGTGCGTTGAACTGGTCGAACGGATCTCTCCGTTCCCGTGTCTGATCAATCGTTTCTGCTGCCGTGCACATTGCAGGAGGCTCGTCTTTGGCTGATATTCAACTCATCTGATGGCTATAACCCTGTTGCACTTCATTGTTAATGCCTGTCCTCCGTGGACAATGACGACATGACAGACAACAGCGAACTTGCCGGACTGCAGGCTCTCGTCGCCGACGTCGGCGGCGGCAATGTGATTGATGCCGAACTGCTTGAAGGATGCACTGTGCAGGCGCATGAGCTTGATGAGATGGATGAGGATCAGGCCGCCCGTGTGGCGGCTCACTGTTTCTCCGTTCTCTTTGATCACAAGGTTGAGCAGCTTGAGGGCACGGCCGCCGATGCTGCGATAGGGGTCTGGAGCGGCAA
Above is a window of Synechococcus sp. BIOS-E4-1 DNA encoding:
- a CDS encoding helix-turn-helix domain-containing protein — encoded protein: MIQSGQSPACTTQNHGKVVSNNTLHRHACTVITTKNEGAERISVPVTVMTQVEKNQATLVTSVITLRKSSQHRIITNESENRSLQLNIIEGFIRLYCVNEGQSNTTESTLALIDAGTSSSFYWNNQRRLMIEALEPSKVEFNPKGQPVDTNNFLENWILDLYEIKQPADSLERLIKLLLLLARTRGNQDSAADQSLISGLSHRRIGEIISSTRPTISRHLGWMQRQNLIDVDVATKTMRLNLLQLQAKQDELFAQPRPHLH
- a CDS encoding chromate transporter — its product is MTAVQTWLQVVLTFLKLSLFSIGGGNTLLQAYHHEAVETFGWLTNRQFSDLYGLAEASPGPSSMFVGLLGLGAGWKHGPLWALITGYSAEIAILLPSTVVMLIASVYWNRWRDSPWRMAFERGLGPVTLGILFSVSVTILKTANHSLIAYGLSFMVCFFVLKTKISPLVFIGICGLAGVLGFVR
- a CDS encoding OsmC family protein, with amino-acid sequence MTTVSCLYSGELRCRATHHGSGAVLITDAPVDNAGQGQPFSPTDLLATSVATCMLTIMGITAKSRYWSIEGSTAEVN
- a CDS encoding ferritin → MLSDSSKHLEVQVGPSGRAMAESMDPALLEGFQAHFNMERQAHATYFGAAIWMGERELRGFSKHFNDEARGEQEHAAKVADYLIARAQSPELQALEAPDQSWKSVLDVMSTAFLTERDVTTSLQQLLVEAERVGDSRSTVFLEPMVEQQIKAEHEAAHLLGRTRFADGQAAAVLVIDNELREGVAHPAQLQ
- a CDS encoding dehydrogenase, which gives rise to MRRIAWLLGGCLLFALPVSGAGLMELLDSMKPARPERSTLQLPSLPLTPGRGKNWVGDRMPREGTSILVLAGHADSQRMYGSGTPGWAVGVAGAAPMQAGMTDELYWNLRTARAVVAEGKKQGLNISFYDPGVRTIRNVQDPRTNWSVGQQHASEGGYVVEIHYDAYSPHGIGAGIIPAVAFGFSVMDEALAKEFGAYPYDYRGMLGAPRRGVSMLEIGMLEGALERGLRDPRQRKLTLDRIAKRVVTALREGLEQGTSLRAICAPTTGIAAYCR
- a CDS encoding chromate transporter, which produces MIMESCHRIRILFMSENTGTGLQSDPAANPGLHELFVCMMQVAFSAFGGGMSLWSHRIIVERRHWMTSEAFVTGLTVARLFPGPNQINMSVYIGSIFKGVPGSLAATAGIILLPFTLLMLLGLIYFQVSAISEVNRLLAGLAAAAAGMALSMGFKILDVYKKDHLALAIAVIVFVCLQGFRFPLIPVVLVAGAISMSLYWPRGQKR
- a CDS encoding phosphatidylserine/phosphatidylglycerophosphate/cardiolipin synthase family protein; translation: MATGVTSLGHQQRLLVMPDDGEQAVLDLLASAKKSLRIKQFKLQAPAVIKAIQDAHERGVKVQIMLNPHTSGGDRWNDEAFELFKKSGLDVRWTSESFPVTHEKSICIDDECALVATFNLAEKYFTLTRDHGLVTYNQDAVKQVIAGFEADWNNLEFKPDLTVGLVWSNLHSRGQLAKLIDSSTTHLWIQHPKFVDAVILDRIVEACVRGVKVRLLCGGKHGISDWDIYDTFGNLRVMSRFGVKIRRQKHLKLHTKMIIVDKKAAVIGSMNIDRSAFDIRRELGMETDAPEVIARCCEKFESDWHEAKDYLAPDPLDPSLHDHGELSPDPNFIHE
- a CDS encoding 16S rRNA (uracil(1498)-N(3))-methyltransferase produces the protein MNLILLYADDVWTGTRCFLANDRRTEHIRSVLRAVVGDTLRVGLYGGAHGKARVDVIDEAGVTLSVQLTQSPPPRHRFDIVLALPRPKMLRRILRTVAEFGVSNLHLINSARVDKSYWQSPLLSQAKLREALLTGMERSQDTIAPTVHCHQRFRPFVEDQLPQLCNGRSCWITDKGAPIALSQTPASPALVMIGPEGGFVPFEIELATTVAADRVHLGDRILSVDTALPAVLALGSAIGVSPS